From Vanessa tameamea isolate UH-Manoa-2023 chromosome 26, ilVanTame1 primary haplotype, whole genome shotgun sequence, one genomic window encodes:
- the LOC135194162 gene encoding serine protease snake-like, translating into MFLYAKRYAIVISLLALRAASVGERAFNACKKYAQSMLECHNILNPSFRVRVPVDLLLYPHMALIGFRRHVQDLPIWKCGGSLISEKWILTAAHCVEDPSDGIASIIRIGTATFEFDEVEELAQEREIDEIISHPGYKPPSKYHDIALMKGKPDFVLSRNIRLACLNLNYTDNMKLTVIGFGKTVSNAQTGSETLMKVDVDIVNSKICNRSMRYMIKRKVLAQGITENQLCAGDYEHGGKDTCQGDSGGPLQVMDERVDCINTFPLHRIVGVTSFGRDCGRRMAPGVYTRVSKYIEWIENIVWPDYSVSLKVTKDTMINETECS; encoded by the coding sequence ATGTTTCTTTATGCAAAAAGATACGCTATAGTTATATCATTACTGGCGTTAAGGGCAGCGTCAGTCGGGGAAAGGGCTTTTAATGCTTGCAAGAAATATGCTCAATCTATGTTAGAAtgtcacaatattttaaatccaaGTTTTAGAGTTCGAGTGCCCGTTGACTTGCTGTTGTATCCTCACATGGCTTTGATTGGGTTTCGAAGGCATGTTCAAGATCTGCCGATCTGGAAATGCGGTGGATCACTTATAAGTGAAAAGTGGATTTTAACTGCTGCACATTGTGTTGAAGACCCTTCAGATGGAATAGCAAGTATTATTAGAATTGGTACTGCCACTTTCGAATTCGATGAAGTCGAAGAATTAGCTCAAGAAAGAGAAATCGATGAGATAATTTCTCATCCAGGATATAAACCACCATCTAAATATCATGATATTGCTTTGATGAAAGGTAAACCAGACTTTGTTCTGAGTAGAAATATACGATTGGCATGCTTAAATCTTAATTACACAGACAATATGAAACTGACTGTTATCGGCTTTGGTAAAACGGTATCCAACGCTCAAACTGGAAGTGAAACATTGATGAAGGTAGATGTAGACATcgttaatagtaaaatttgtaACAGATCTATGCGATATATGATAAAGAGAAAAGTTTTGGCTCAGGGCATAACTGAAAATCAACTTTGCGCGGGCGATTATGAACACGGGGGTAAAGATACTTGTCAAGGGGATTCAGGTGGACCTTTGCAAGTGATGGATGAGAGAGTTGATTGCATTAATACTTTTCCTCTACACAGGATAGTTGGAGTCACATCGTTTGGAAGAGATTGTGGACGAAGAATGGCACCAGGTGTTTATACGAgagtttcaaaatatattgaatggaTTGAAAATATTGTATGGCCTGATTATTCAGTATCGCTAAAAGTAACAAAGGATACTATGATAAATGAGACTGAAtgtagttaa